The following proteins are encoded in a genomic region of Pseudorca crassidens isolate mPseCra1 chromosome 1, mPseCra1.hap1, whole genome shotgun sequence:
- the AKT1 gene encoding RAC-alpha serine/threonine-protein kinase isoform X1 — MNDVAIVKEGWLHKRGEYIKTWRPRYFLLKNDGTFIGYKERPQDVEQRESPLNNFSVAQCQLMKTERPRPNTFIIRCLQWTTVIERTFHVETPEEREEWTTAIQTVADGLKRQEEEMMDFRSGSPGENSGAEEMEVALAKPKHRVTMNEFEYLKLLGKGTFGKVILVKEKATGRYYAMKILKKEVIVAKDEVAHTLTENRVLQNSRHPFLTALKYSFQTHDRLCFVMEYANGGELFFHLSRERVFPEDRARFYGAEIVSALDYLHSEKNVVYRDLKLENLMLDKDGHIKITDFGLCKEGIKDGATMKTFCGTPEYLAPEVLEDNDYGRAVDWWGLGVVMYEMMCGRLPFYNQDHEKLFELILMEEIRFPRTLSPEAKSLLSGLLKKDPKQRLGGGSEDAKEIMQHRFFASIVWQDVYEKKLSPPFKPQVTSETDTRYFDEEFTAQIITITPPDRDDSMEGVDSERRPHFPQFSYSASGTA; from the exons GTGAGTACATCAAGACCTGGCGGCCCCGGTACTTCCTCCTGAAGAACGACGGCACCTTCATCGGCTACAAGGAGCGGCCGCAGGACGTGGAGCAGCGCGAGTCGCCCCTGAACAACTTCTCCGTGGCGC AATGCCAGCTGATGAAGACGGAGCGGCCGCGGCCCAACACCTTCATCATCCGCTGTCTGCAGTGGACCACGGTCATCGAGCGCACGTTCCACGTAGAGACCCCCGAGGAGCG GGAGGAGTGGACAACCGCCATCCAGACGGTGGCCGACGGGCTcaagaggcaggaggaggagatGATGGACTTCCGGTCGGGCTCGCCTGGCGAGAACTCAGGGGCCGAGGAGATGGAGGTGGCGCTGGCCAAGCCCAAGCACCGCGTG ACCATGAATGAGTTTGAGTACCTGAAGCTGCTGGGCAAAGGCACCTTCGGGAAGGTGATCCTGGTGAAGGAGAAGGCCACGGGCCGCTACTATGCCATGAAGATCCTGAAGAAGGAGGTCATTGTGGCCAAG GACGAGGTGGCCCACACGCTCACGGAGAACCGCGTCCTCCAGAACTCCCGGCACCCCTTCCTGACG GCCCTGAAGTACTCCTTCCAGACTCACGACCGCCTGTGCTTCGTCATGGAGTACGCCAACGGAGGCGAG CTCTTCTTCCACCTGTCCCGGGAGCGGGTGTTCCCCGAGGACCGGGCCCGGTTCTACGGCGCCGAGATCGTGTCTGCCCTGGACTACCTGCACTCGGAGAAGAACGTGGTGTACCGGGACCTCAAG CTGGAGAACCTCATGCTGGACAAGGACGGGCACATCAAGATCACGGACTTCGGGCTGTGCAAGGAGGGCATCAAGGATGGCGCCACCATGAAGACCTTCTGCGGGACGCCCGAGTACCTGGCCCCCGAG GTGCTGGAGGACAACGACTACGGCCGGGCGGTGGACTGGTGGGGGCTGGGCGTGGTCATGTACGAGATGATGTGCGGCCGCCTGCCCTTCTACAACCAGGACCACGAGAAGCTTTTCGAGCTCATCCTCATGGAGGAGATCCGCTTCCCACGCACGCTCAGCCCTGAGGCcaagtccctgctctcagggcTGCTCAAGAAGGACCCCAAGCAGCG GCTCGGTGGGGGCTCCGAGGACGCCAAGGAGATCATGCAGCACCGCTTCTTCGCCAGCATCGTGTGGCAGGATGTGTATGAGAAGAAG CTCAGCCCACCCTTCAAGCCTCAGGTCACGTCCGAGACGGACACCAGGTATTTTGACGAAGAGTTCACAGCCCAGATTATCACCATCACGCCGCCCGACCGAG ACGACAGCATGGAGGGCGTGGACAGCGAGCGGAGGCCTCACTTCCCCCAGTTCTCCTACTCGGCCAGCGGCACGGCCTGA
- the AKT1 gene encoding RAC-alpha serine/threonine-protein kinase isoform X3 encodes MNDVAIVKEGWLHKRGEYIKTWRPRYFLLKNDGTFIGYKERPQDVEQRESPLNNFSVAQCQLMKTERPRPNTFIIRCLQWTTVIERTFHVETPEEREEWTTAIQTVADGLKRQEEEMMDFRSGSPGENSGAEEMEVALAKPKHRVTMNEFEYLKLLGKGTFGKVILVKEKATGRYYAMKILKKEVIVAKDEVAHTLTENRVLQNSRHPFLTALKYSFQTHDRLCFVMEYANGGELFFHLSRERVFPEDRARFYGAEIVSALDYLHSEKNVVYRDLKLENLMLDKDGHIKITDFGLCKEGIKDGATMKTFCGTPEYLAPEDHEKLFELILMEEIRFPRTLSPEAKSLLSGLLKKDPKQRLGGGSEDAKEIMQHRFFASIVWQDVYEKKLSPPFKPQVTSETDTRYFDEEFTAQIITITPPDRDDSMEGVDSERRPHFPQFSYSASGTA; translated from the exons GTGAGTACATCAAGACCTGGCGGCCCCGGTACTTCCTCCTGAAGAACGACGGCACCTTCATCGGCTACAAGGAGCGGCCGCAGGACGTGGAGCAGCGCGAGTCGCCCCTGAACAACTTCTCCGTGGCGC AATGCCAGCTGATGAAGACGGAGCGGCCGCGGCCCAACACCTTCATCATCCGCTGTCTGCAGTGGACCACGGTCATCGAGCGCACGTTCCACGTAGAGACCCCCGAGGAGCG GGAGGAGTGGACAACCGCCATCCAGACGGTGGCCGACGGGCTcaagaggcaggaggaggagatGATGGACTTCCGGTCGGGCTCGCCTGGCGAGAACTCAGGGGCCGAGGAGATGGAGGTGGCGCTGGCCAAGCCCAAGCACCGCGTG ACCATGAATGAGTTTGAGTACCTGAAGCTGCTGGGCAAAGGCACCTTCGGGAAGGTGATCCTGGTGAAGGAGAAGGCCACGGGCCGCTACTATGCCATGAAGATCCTGAAGAAGGAGGTCATTGTGGCCAAG GACGAGGTGGCCCACACGCTCACGGAGAACCGCGTCCTCCAGAACTCCCGGCACCCCTTCCTGACG GCCCTGAAGTACTCCTTCCAGACTCACGACCGCCTGTGCTTCGTCATGGAGTACGCCAACGGAGGCGAG CTCTTCTTCCACCTGTCCCGGGAGCGGGTGTTCCCCGAGGACCGGGCCCGGTTCTACGGCGCCGAGATCGTGTCTGCCCTGGACTACCTGCACTCGGAGAAGAACGTGGTGTACCGGGACCTCAAG CTGGAGAACCTCATGCTGGACAAGGACGGGCACATCAAGATCACGGACTTCGGGCTGTGCAAGGAGGGCATCAAGGATGGCGCCACCATGAAGACCTTCTGCGGGACGCCCGAGTACCTGGCCCCCGAG GACCACGAGAAGCTTTTCGAGCTCATCCTCATGGAGGAGATCCGCTTCCCACGCACGCTCAGCCCTGAGGCcaagtccctgctctcagggcTGCTCAAGAAGGACCCCAAGCAGCG GCTCGGTGGGGGCTCCGAGGACGCCAAGGAGATCATGCAGCACCGCTTCTTCGCCAGCATCGTGTGGCAGGATGTGTATGAGAAGAAG CTCAGCCCACCCTTCAAGCCTCAGGTCACGTCCGAGACGGACACCAGGTATTTTGACGAAGAGTTCACAGCCCAGATTATCACCATCACGCCGCCCGACCGAG ACGACAGCATGGAGGGCGTGGACAGCGAGCGGAGGCCTCACTTCCCCCAGTTCTCCTACTCGGCCAGCGGCACGGCCTGA
- the AKT1 gene encoding RAC-alpha serine/threonine-protein kinase isoform X2: MLECRRPLRWPRGPSRLIQAGLESSPSPGLGHLHGSSAAGVRVPECQLMKTERPRPNTFIIRCLQWTTVIERTFHVETPEEREEWTTAIQTVADGLKRQEEEMMDFRSGSPGENSGAEEMEVALAKPKHRVTMNEFEYLKLLGKGTFGKVILVKEKATGRYYAMKILKKEVIVAKDEVAHTLTENRVLQNSRHPFLTALKYSFQTHDRLCFVMEYANGGELFFHLSRERVFPEDRARFYGAEIVSALDYLHSEKNVVYRDLKLENLMLDKDGHIKITDFGLCKEGIKDGATMKTFCGTPEYLAPEVLEDNDYGRAVDWWGLGVVMYEMMCGRLPFYNQDHEKLFELILMEEIRFPRTLSPEAKSLLSGLLKKDPKQRLGGGSEDAKEIMQHRFFASIVWQDVYEKKLSPPFKPQVTSETDTRYFDEEFTAQIITITPPDRDDSMEGVDSERRPHFPQFSYSASGTA, from the exons ATGCTGGAATGTCGGAGACCCCTGCGCTGGccccgcggcccctcccgcctcATACAGGCTGGGCTGGAATCCAGCCCCTCTCCGGGCCTGGGGCACCTCCACGGTTCCTCGGCTGCAGGTGTGCGTGTTCCAG AATGCCAGCTGATGAAGACGGAGCGGCCGCGGCCCAACACCTTCATCATCCGCTGTCTGCAGTGGACCACGGTCATCGAGCGCACGTTCCACGTAGAGACCCCCGAGGAGCG GGAGGAGTGGACAACCGCCATCCAGACGGTGGCCGACGGGCTcaagaggcaggaggaggagatGATGGACTTCCGGTCGGGCTCGCCTGGCGAGAACTCAGGGGCCGAGGAGATGGAGGTGGCGCTGGCCAAGCCCAAGCACCGCGTG ACCATGAATGAGTTTGAGTACCTGAAGCTGCTGGGCAAAGGCACCTTCGGGAAGGTGATCCTGGTGAAGGAGAAGGCCACGGGCCGCTACTATGCCATGAAGATCCTGAAGAAGGAGGTCATTGTGGCCAAG GACGAGGTGGCCCACACGCTCACGGAGAACCGCGTCCTCCAGAACTCCCGGCACCCCTTCCTGACG GCCCTGAAGTACTCCTTCCAGACTCACGACCGCCTGTGCTTCGTCATGGAGTACGCCAACGGAGGCGAG CTCTTCTTCCACCTGTCCCGGGAGCGGGTGTTCCCCGAGGACCGGGCCCGGTTCTACGGCGCCGAGATCGTGTCTGCCCTGGACTACCTGCACTCGGAGAAGAACGTGGTGTACCGGGACCTCAAG CTGGAGAACCTCATGCTGGACAAGGACGGGCACATCAAGATCACGGACTTCGGGCTGTGCAAGGAGGGCATCAAGGATGGCGCCACCATGAAGACCTTCTGCGGGACGCCCGAGTACCTGGCCCCCGAG GTGCTGGAGGACAACGACTACGGCCGGGCGGTGGACTGGTGGGGGCTGGGCGTGGTCATGTACGAGATGATGTGCGGCCGCCTGCCCTTCTACAACCAGGACCACGAGAAGCTTTTCGAGCTCATCCTCATGGAGGAGATCCGCTTCCCACGCACGCTCAGCCCTGAGGCcaagtccctgctctcagggcTGCTCAAGAAGGACCCCAAGCAGCG GCTCGGTGGGGGCTCCGAGGACGCCAAGGAGATCATGCAGCACCGCTTCTTCGCCAGCATCGTGTGGCAGGATGTGTATGAGAAGAAG CTCAGCCCACCCTTCAAGCCTCAGGTCACGTCCGAGACGGACACCAGGTATTTTGACGAAGAGTTCACAGCCCAGATTATCACCATCACGCCGCCCGACCGAG ACGACAGCATGGAGGGCGTGGACAGCGAGCGGAGGCCTCACTTCCCCCAGTTCTCCTACTCGGCCAGCGGCACGGCCTGA
- the SIVA1 gene encoding apoptosis regulatory protein Siva isoform X1, with amino-acid sequence MPKRGCPFADAAPLQLKVRVGRRELSRGVCAERLTREIFEKTTQLLFRGAQACMDPAWEEACAIVHTPESPKPGPTEAPRAARGQMLIGPDGRLTRSRAQASEADPAMAASGACSSCVRAVDGKAACGQCERALCGRCVRTCCGCGAVACALCALVDCSDLHEKVLCASCAMFEA; translated from the exons ATGCCCAAGCGGGGCTGCCCCTTCGCGGACGCGGCCCCGCTGCAGCTCAAGGTGCGTGTGGGCCGGAGGGAGCTGAGTCGCGGCGTGTGCGCCGAGCGCCTCACGCGGGAGATCTTCG AAAAGACCACGCAGCTCCTCTTCCGCGGGGCCCAGGCCTGCATGGACCCCGCGTGGGAGGAAGCCTGCGCCATCGTCCATACCCCGGagtccccgaagcctggccccaCAGAAGCCCCTCGGGCCGCACGCGGGCAGATGCTGATCGGGCCCGACGGCCGACTGACCAGGAGTCGAGCCCAGGCCTCCGAAGCTG ACCCAGCCATGGCGGCATCGGGAGCCTGCTCGTCGTGCGTGCGGGCTGTGGACGGGAAGGCGGCGTGCGGCCAGTGCGAGCGGGCCCTGTGCGGGCGCTGCGTGCGCACCTGCTGCGGCTGTGGGGCAGTGGCCTGCGCCCTGTGTGCCCTCGTGGA CTGCAGTGACCTCCACGAGAAAGTGCTGTGCGCCAGCTGCGCCATGTTCGAGGCCTGA
- the SIVA1 gene encoding apoptosis regulatory protein Siva isoform X2 — protein MPKRGCPFADAAPLQLKVRVGRRELSRGVCAERLTREIFEKTTQLLFRGAQACMDPAWEEACAIVHTPESPKPGPTEAPRAARGQMLIGPDGRLTRSRAQASEADPAMAASGACSSCVRAVDGKAACGQCERALCGRCVRTCCGCGAVACALCALVDPASR, from the exons ATGCCCAAGCGGGGCTGCCCCTTCGCGGACGCGGCCCCGCTGCAGCTCAAGGTGCGTGTGGGCCGGAGGGAGCTGAGTCGCGGCGTGTGCGCCGAGCGCCTCACGCGGGAGATCTTCG AAAAGACCACGCAGCTCCTCTTCCGCGGGGCCCAGGCCTGCATGGACCCCGCGTGGGAGGAAGCCTGCGCCATCGTCCATACCCCGGagtccccgaagcctggccccaCAGAAGCCCCTCGGGCCGCACGCGGGCAGATGCTGATCGGGCCCGACGGCCGACTGACCAGGAGTCGAGCCCAGGCCTCCGAAGCTG ACCCAGCCATGGCGGCATCGGGAGCCTGCTCGTCGTGCGTGCGGGCTGTGGACGGGAAGGCGGCGTGCGGCCAGTGCGAGCGGGCCCTGTGCGGGCGCTGCGTGCGCACCTGCTGCGGCTGTGGGGCAGTGGCCTGCGCCCTGTGTGCCCTCGTGGA CCCCGCCTCCAGATAA